Genomic segment of Ewingella sp. CoE-038-23:
CGAGGTCGATAAAGCCGATTTTTCCCGCATCGTGGCGGCCCTGACACTTATCGAACATGGCGTAAGCACATGGCCTGAAGCGAGTCGCCCACAGTTCGGCGCACTCTACGCCGTGCTGGAAAATCGCCTCGCGCAGTCTGGCGGGATGCATGCCGTGGTGCCGCAAAATAGCGGCTCTTCAAGCCCCTCGACGGAATCCACCAACGCGTCCCCCTCACTGCGACCAGTGCAGTCCGGCCGCGACTTGCTGGATCAAGCAAAGACGCTGGCAAAATACCTGCGCGACCAGCCTCAGGGGTGGCTCTCGGGTCATCATCTGATCAAGAGCGTGCGTTGGGATACGGTTCATGAACTTCCTCCGCTGGACGCCAGTGGGCGCACTCGCTTACTGCCGCCGCGCCCGGAGTATCGCGCGCAGCTCAAGCGTCTTTACTTGCAACAGAGTTGGGTAGAACTGCTGGAACAGGCAGAGTCGATGTTTGCCGAAGGCGTTAACCACTTTTGGCTCGACGTGCAGTGGTATCTGCATCAGGCACTTAGCAAGGCGGGAGCGCCCTTCGACAGCTGGACCAGCTGTATTACTCAGGATTTGCGCCTGCTGCTGACCCGTCTCACCGGACTGGAAAGCCTGTGCTGGAGCGACGGAACGCCTTTCGCGGATGAAGTCACGCAAGATTGGATTAATCAGCAGGTGCTGGAATCGATCACTGGCTGGGGCAATGAACCCGCCGCTGCCGTCACCTCCGGCGAGGACGATATTCTACAGCTTGAAAGCGAGGCGCTGGCACAGGCCGACAGTGACGGCGTTGAAACCGCGATCCTCTGGTTGCAAGCACGTCCAGGAGTCACTACCCCGCGCCATCAATGGTTGTTACGACTGGTGATGGCCCGCGTCGCCGAGCAATATGGCAAGAACGACATGGCGCTCCACCTGCTTGCGGATCTAGATAACGGCGGCTCGTCACTCACTCTAAACCACTGGGAGCCGGGATTGGTTTTTGAGGTCAAAGCCCGACGCCTCAAGTTACTGCGTATGAAGGCGCAGCGCAGTGACAGCGACAAACTTCGCCTGCACAGCGATATGGAAACCTTGCTCAGCGGGCTAATAGCGCTCGACCCGGCAAGGGCTGCGGTGTTGTGTGGTTAACATTTAATAAGGGATTATTTTATGACACAAGGTTATTACTTGGTGGTGGAAGATGAAACCACCTGTGGCGGTATCATCATTGAAGGTGATACAACCCACACACTGTTCGGCAGAGCCGTGGCTCGCGAGGAAGATCGCGTAACCTGCGGCAAACACCCCGGCACTTACTTTATTATCGGCCATATTCCCGGGGATAAGATCCACGGCCGAAATTTCGCTGGCACCCTGCACAGCAAAAGCAGCTGTCCTTGCGAAGCAGAGTTTATTCCGTCAATGGTGGATGATACGTATGATTTAACTCCTTCTGATTCTTCTAAACCAAGTACTCAAGCAAGTGAATCCGCCGACAACAATAACCAAGCTAACTCGCCCAAAAATAAAATAATCTGTACGCATACAGATGGCGCCTTAATTGTCGCCGAATATATTGTTAATGAAATTAAAAAGAATGTAAGAAGTCAGACTGCGGAACAAATTAGGTTACTTATAGACAAAGAAACTTATAACGAAAGTATGAAAGAATGGGAACATAGTCCTTGGTATAATAAATTGAACCCACCACCGCAACTTTCACCGGTTACTGCGATGGCAATTTGGTTTCAAGCAGTAAAAACAGGATCGATTTGGGATCATAAGCATTTAATAAAATCCAAATTTAGTGAGGTAGCTGTAGAGCGTCAATTAAAAAGCCGCCAAATCTCAAAGAGCCATTATCACAAATACAAAAATCACGATTACTTCTATGATGTCTGGTCTAATATACATTATGGTTATGTAGGGTTAAGCACTGGGTTTTCAGTTGAAACTTTACTTGCAGGCTCAAACATGGAACAAATTAGAACCAGCATTGATTCGGTAAAAGATCCAATTGACGATATTGCTTGCGTAAACATAGGATTTAACTTGTATTATAAATACGGTAGGTACGCACGGGACTTAACCTCTATAGACATTCTAAACGCACTCGAAAATGAACCAGACATTAACTTGAAACAATCGAGACAAGACCATTTGTGTTTGAGTGTAAAAAAACCAAACTATACTGTTTAGAGTAAAAATCAATGAGAAAACCAATATTAGTCTCGACTTTAATTGTTGCATTATTTTTCACATCATTCTATATAATAAGTTTACTAAAGCCGAAAATATTGATCCACAACAATACAAGTCATAATATTTATATATACTTTGGCGAAAGTACATATGATGTAGACCCAAGCGTCGAAGAGGTTGATAAGATAATAAAAAGAAGACCCAACGAGCTCATGCCCGGCCAAAAAATAATGTTAAAACCTTCTTTAAAAAGATTATTAGCCAACGATTCGGAAGTGGGTGTCGGTTGGTATATTGGAGGGCAATATGAATATAATTCAATCAGCACATCGGGGCAATTATTTAAACTCTCCAAACAAGAAGGAAACTGCTCAATATCAATTATCATTAAAAGCGACACGGCTATTTTAAAGAAAGAGAACAAAACCATCTGTTACCAAAAACTTCATGCATTTTAAACAAGTTTATGATACCTATTAGCGAGCATCGTAGAGAAATCATGAGATATTCATTTAAAAAAAATACATACTTCGCTGGGTGATGATAATCGTAGCTTGTTTTGTTTATTTTACCTTAATAACAATAACATCGTTCCAAATAGGTGCATTTTATGAAAATCAAAGCATAAAACTCACTCCCCCAACTTCATTAAAAGAATATTATGATGCAATCGACGCTCTAACCAGTGCACTCGATAGTATCAATCGGGCATCTATTTATGGCTTTGTCATATCCATGTCCACTATCTTGTTTTCTTTTAAGAAAATTAGATAGGCATGATATTACTTAGGTTATGAGATCTAAAAGTGATATTTGATAAAAATTAGTTGGGACAACTCTAAAGGATCCTAAGTGAGAATGCCAATAATAATGATTACAGCAACTGTAATACTTTTAGCAATCATTACTGCTAAATTAGATCTCGTCAAGCCTACAATACTTATATCAAACAGTACAAAACATAACATTTACTTGTACTCTGGCGAAAGCATATATGGTGTTGAACCTAATGAAGAGGAAGTTGAAGAAATAATGAACGAGACACCTCAAATCATTAAACCCAATGAGTTAAAAAGGATATCGCCTTCTATTTTTAGGATGATGAAAAATAACACAAGGATAGATATAGGTTGGAGTGTTGGTAACAGACAATCTTATTACTCCATCAGCAGTGGCGGACAACCATTCACTCTCTCATCTGATGGAAGGATTTGTAAAGCATTAATAACCATATATGAAAAAAGATCTACCCTTGAAGAAATAAAGCGTGGATTCTGTTATAAAAGAATAACTCCATTCAGAGACACCTATGGACAGAACTAGAATAAATGACTTTATCATCTTAAATATTAAAAGTAACTTAGGGTAATTGACTGTCAGTTCAATAACCCTCACTTTTACCTGGCCATCCTCTTTGATAATTTCCATTATTGTAATAAGCGTTGTATTAATTCTTATACCACTGGATATCAAATATACCTTTGAACCTAACTTTGGGAATAGAGAATAGATTTTCTTAATTGAGGAACTATATCATATCGTTTACACGTTTTATTGGGTTTCGATTATCTCCTTCATCAAAATAACCACATTCATGCTCTTTATGTTCATGCGAACTTTAAAGAAAATAAAAGCTTAAAAACTTCCCCAATCACCACTCTTCATCATTGAGATCCCATGGATGACTTAACCCTGCGTTATTTTGACGCCGAAATGCGTTACCTGCTATACCCAATGCGACGGTAGGATGAATATACCCAAATCAGCTCCTTACTCTGCGGGCTGATAGTCCTCGACCCGGCAAGGGCTGTGGTGTTGTGTGGTTAACATTTAATAAGGGATTATTTTATGACACAAGGTTATTACTTGGTGGTGGAAGATGAAACCACCTGTGGCGGTATCATCATTGAAGGTGATACAACCCACACACTGTTCGGCAGAGCCGTGGCTCGCGAGGAAGATCGCGTAACCTGCGGCAAACACCCTGGCACTTACTTTATTATCGGCCATATTCCCGGCGATAAGATCCACGGCCGAAATTTCGCCGGCACCCTTCACAGCAAAAGTAGCTGTCCTTGCGAAGCAGAGTTTATTCCGTCAATGGTGGATGATACGTATGATTTAACTCCTTCTGATTCCTCTAAACCAAGTACTCAAGCAAGTGAATTCGCCGACAACAATAACCAAGCTAACTCGCCAAAAAATAAAATAATCTGTACGCACACAGATGGCGCCTTAGTTGTTGCCGAATATATTGTTAATGAAATTAAAAAGAATGTAAGTAGTCAGACTGCGGAACAGATTAGGTTACTTATAGACAAAGAAACTTATAACGAAAGTATGAAAGAATGGAGAAATAGTCCTTGGTATAATAAATTGAACCCACCACCTCAGCTTTCACCGGTTACTGCAATGGCAATTTGGTTTCAAGCAGTAAAAACAGGATCCATCTGGGATCATAAGCATTTAATAAAATCTAAATTTGGTAGACTAGCTGTAGAGCGCCAATTAGCAAGCCGGGAAGTTTCAAAGAGTCATTACCACAAATACAAAAATCACGATTACTTTTATGATGTCTGGTCTAATATACATTATGGTTATGTAGGATTAAGCATCGGATTTTCAATTGAAACTTTACTTGCGGGTTCAAACATTGAACAAATAAGAACCAGCCTTGAGTCTAAAAAAGATCCTCTCGACGATATTGTTTGTATGAACATAGGGTTTTCTCTATTTAAAGAATTTGGAAAATACGCAGAAGAGCTGACAGCTCAAGATATCCTAAATGCATTGGAATCTGAAAGTGACAATGTTCTTACGGAGTCGAGAGATGAACATTGGTGCATAAAAATCTCTAGTAATGGCTCGTTAGGGGAAACTAAATGATTAGCATTATAAAAAGAAGAAAAATCACCACAACTATATTAGCCCTGCTAATTATAATTACATCGGCTTATAAGTTAAAGCCACACATTATAATAAAAAACAACACAAACGAGATCGTCCGTGTTTATGTTATGGAAAGAGTTGTTTCCGAAGACGAACCGTCCATAGAGGAAGTAGACCAGCTAAAAAAAGTAAGGATTTTAAATCCTCAGGGAGAGATAAGCATCGCGCCCTCTTTCAGCACTTTACTACATAGAAATAAAGAAATAGACATTGGCTGGAGAACTATGCCTCCTGAAAAAAACAATACCAAAGTGGGCCATAAATGGTTTTTCATAAAAGCGACAAAAGGGAACTGTAGTTATTCCCTAACGATAAGTAATGATAACTACACTTTAAAAAATGAACATAGCCATATATGTATTAAACGTCTCACTCCAATAACTGACTGATTCTGATTAATAGTTAAATCTTTGAAACAACCAACTCACAGATTAAATCCCCAATCACCACTCTTTATCATTGAGATCCCATGGATGACTTAACCCTGCGTTATTTTGACGCCGAAATGCGTTACCTGCGCGAAGCGGGCGAAGAATTTGCTCGTGCGCACCCTGACCGCGCTGCCGGATTGAATCTGGATAAAGTCGGGGCTCGCGACCCCTATGTTGAACGCCTGTTTGAAGGCTTTGCTTTCCTGATGGGCCGCCTGCGGGAGAAGCTTGATGATGACCTGCCGGAGCTTACCGAAGGGCTGGTCAGCCTGCTTTGGCCGCACTACTTGCGCACCATCCCTTCCCTGTCGATCGTGGAATTCACCCCAGACTGGCGGGAAATGAAGGAGCGGATGACGATGCACAAAGGGTTCGAAGTTTTGTCGCGCCCGATTGGTGAACGCGCAACGCGCTGCCGCTATACCACGACTCAGGACATCGAGCTGCTGCCGATCTCGCTACAACGCGCCGCGCTGGACAGCGAGCCTGACGGTCGCTCGGTGATTCGCTTGCGTTTTAACTGCGGCGAATTGGCTGACTGGAGCAAAATTAGTCTCAAGCATTTGCCGATCTATCTTGATGCCGATGCCCCGCTGGCCTGCGCCCTGCATGAAGCGTTGACGTTAAATACGGCCAAAATGTGGATCCGCCTGCCGGGTCAGGCCGACCGTCAGCTGTTAGACGGCTTTTTCGCCCCGCAGGGTTTTAGCGAGCAAGACCAGCTGTGGCCGAAAGGCGATACAGCATTCAGTGGCTACCAGCTTTTGCTGGAATACTTCACTTTCCGCGAAAAGTTTATGTTCGTCGCCCTGGAAGGATTGGAATCGGTGCCGCTGCCGAACGCACTTCCATGGTTTGAGATTGACGTGGTGCTGGAAAAGCGTTGGGAACACGACTTCTCTTTCTCAGAAAAACACCTGCGCCTGCACTGCGTGCCGGTGATCAATTTGTTCTCGCTGGAGTCAGATCCTCTCACCCTCTCCTCTTTGCAGACGGAATACCTGCTGCGCCCAATGCGGGTGCAGGATGGCTATACCGAAATCTACTCGGTGGACTCGGTTAT
This window contains:
- the tssA gene encoding type VI secretion system protein TssA, with amino-acid sequence MTTLITLQEACSAESSSLLQLATEQAALWNNWLKPISADQPAGEDPGYDDDFQQMREEVNKLSGANTTLICELSEKLLTAYCKDVRVATYYIWARLHRDGEAGFADGLSLLAALLGDYGEMLHPQRATSRKTALEWLAGSRMLDSLSLYPEVDKADFSRIVAALTLIEHGVSTWPEASRPQFGALYAVLENRLAQSGGMHAVVPQNSGSSSPSTESTNASPSLRPVQSGRDLLDQAKTLAKYLRDQPQGWLSGHHLIKSVRWDTVHELPPLDASGRTRLLPPRPEYRAQLKRLYLQQSWVELLEQAESMFAEGVNHFWLDVQWYLHQALSKAGAPFDSWTSCITQDLRLLLTRLTGLESLCWSDGTPFADEVTQDWINQQVLESITGWGNEPAAAVTSGEDDILQLESEALAQADSDGVETAILWLQARPGVTTPRHQWLLRLVMARVAEQYGKNDMALHLLADLDNGGSSLTLNHWEPGLVFEVKARRLKLLRMKAQRSDSDKLRLHSDMETLLSGLIALDPARAAVLCG
- a CDS encoding polymorphic toxin type 44 domain-containing protein, giving the protein MTQGYYLVVEDETTCGGIIIEGDTTHTLFGRAVAREEDRVTCGKHPGTYFIIGHIPGDKIHGRNFAGTLHSKSSCPCEAEFIPSMVDDTYDLTPSDSSKPSTQASEFADNNNQANSPKNKIICTHTDGALVVAEYIVNEIKKNVSSQTAEQIRLLIDKETYNESMKEWRNSPWYNKLNPPPQLSPVTAMAIWFQAVKTGSIWDHKHLIKSKFGRLAVERQLASREVSKSHYHKYKNHDYFYDVWSNIHYGYVGLSIGFSIETLLAGSNIEQIRTSLESKKDPLDDIVCMNIGFSLFKEFGKYAEELTAQDILNALESESDNVLTESRDEHWCIKISSNGSLGETK
- the tssF gene encoding type VI secretion system baseplate subunit TssF; protein product: MDDLTLRYFDAEMRYLREAGEEFARAHPDRAAGLNLDKVGARDPYVERLFEGFAFLMGRLREKLDDDLPELTEGLVSLLWPHYLRTIPSLSIVEFTPDWREMKERMTMHKGFEVLSRPIGERATRCRYTTTQDIELLPISLQRAALDSEPDGRSVIRLRFNCGELADWSKISLKHLPIYLDADAPLACALHEALTLNTAKMWIRLPGQADRQLLDGFFAPQGFSEQDQLWPKGDTAFSGYQLLLEYFTFREKFMFVALEGLESVPLPNALPWFEIDVVLEKRWEHDFSFSEKHLRLHCVPVINLFSLESDPLTLSSLQTEYLLRPMRVQDGYTEIYSVDSVISSKNSGYQVYVPFTSFRHKGGMLRHDAPEYYYHTRVKRGPSGLHDTWLVLGGEAFDNHTVPESENLSLNLTGTNGQLPRKSLQSTVLDTVVKSTGANVRVRNLSVPSMPCYPPNRDRFHWRVLSHLGSSFLWMMDSAEVLRGTLALYDWTESEMNRRRLDAIADVKHSEIERFERGYLLRGVHIEITLDSNGFAGTGDICLFGEMLSRFFALYTDIHLFNRLTLILQPTGERLEWEENHKTRLPG
- a CDS encoding polymorphic toxin type 44 domain-containing protein, which gives rise to MTQGYYLVVEDETTCGGIIIEGDTTHTLFGRAVAREEDRVTCGKHPGTYFIIGHIPGDKIHGRNFAGTLHSKSSCPCEAEFIPSMVDDTYDLTPSDSSKPSTQASESADNNNQANSPKNKIICTHTDGALIVAEYIVNEIKKNVRSQTAEQIRLLIDKETYNESMKEWEHSPWYNKLNPPPQLSPVTAMAIWFQAVKTGSIWDHKHLIKSKFSEVAVERQLKSRQISKSHYHKYKNHDYFYDVWSNIHYGYVGLSTGFSVETLLAGSNMEQIRTSIDSVKDPIDDIACVNIGFNLYYKYGRYARDLTSIDILNALENEPDINLKQSRQDHLCLSVKKPNYTV